One genomic window of Methanosarcina acetivorans C2A includes the following:
- a CDS encoding anaerobic sulfatase maturase has product MTNSLPPRIHVLAKPTGAICNLACSYCFFLDKELFYPGSRFRMSDEVLENYIRQLIAAHSSPQVTIAWQGGEPTLMGIDFYRRAIELQEKYKKPGMTFENTMQTNGTLLDDEWCRFFKENNFLIGISIDGPRELHDSYRVDKKGEGSFDMVMKGLHFLQKHGVEYNVLTTVNRANAGYPLEVYRFLRDEAKTDWIQFIPVVERINEEGRTLYQKGNRVSDRSVQPGQFGSFLSRIFDEWVRNDVGRVFVQTFEASARRWLGLPSGMCVFEETCGMGLALEHNGDLYACDHFVEPDYLLGNIMEKEIAELAFSEKQYRFGQEKRDTLPRVCRECEVLFACRGECPKNRFLTTPSGEPGLNYLCEGWKAFFRHIDFPMQILAGLIRRGYPAEEVMRVLALEEAFAKAGRNDPCPCGSGLKFKRCHGQQKDRLKKKSKNLRTFGAQPRP; this is encoded by the coding sequence ATGACAAACTCTCTGCCCCCCCGAATCCATGTGCTGGCAAAGCCTACAGGGGCTATCTGCAACCTTGCCTGCTCCTACTGCTTCTTCCTGGACAAAGAGCTGTTCTATCCGGGCAGCAGGTTCCGTATGTCAGATGAAGTGCTGGAAAACTACATCCGGCAGCTGATTGCAGCCCACAGCAGCCCGCAGGTGACCATTGCCTGGCAGGGGGGTGAACCCACCCTGATGGGAATCGACTTTTACCGGCGTGCCATCGAACTGCAGGAAAAGTACAAAAAACCAGGCATGACGTTCGAAAATACGATGCAGACCAACGGCACGCTGCTGGACGACGAATGGTGCCGCTTCTTTAAGGAAAACAATTTTCTAATCGGAATCAGCATCGACGGCCCCCGGGAACTCCATGACTCCTACCGGGTGGACAAAAAAGGGGAGGGGAGCTTCGATATGGTCATGAAGGGGCTGCATTTCCTGCAAAAACACGGAGTGGAATATAACGTCCTGACCACAGTAAACAGGGCCAATGCCGGGTATCCTCTGGAAGTCTACCGCTTCCTCCGGGATGAAGCAAAAACAGACTGGATTCAGTTTATTCCGGTTGTGGAGAGGATCAATGAGGAGGGGCGTACCCTTTATCAGAAGGGGAACAGGGTTTCGGACCGTTCGGTACAACCCGGGCAGTTTGGCAGTTTCCTTAGCCGCATTTTCGATGAATGGGTGCGAAATGATGTGGGCAGGGTCTTCGTCCAGACCTTTGAGGCTTCTGCCCGCCGGTGGTTAGGGCTGCCTTCAGGCATGTGCGTTTTTGAGGAAACATGCGGGATGGGGCTTGCCCTGGAACACAACGGAGACCTCTACGCCTGCGACCATTTTGTGGAGCCGGACTACCTGCTGGGCAATATCATGGAAAAGGAAATTGCAGAACTTGCCTTTTCGGAAAAGCAGTACAGGTTCGGGCAGGAAAAACGCGATACTCTCCCGCGAGTATGCCGGGAATGTGAGGTACTCTTTGCCTGCCGGGGGGAATGTCCTAAAAACCGCTTCCTTACCACCCCTTCCGGGGAACCCGGCCTGAACTACCTCTGTGAGGGCTGGAAAGCTTTCTTCCGGCACATAGACTTTCCGATGCAGATCCTGGCAGGCCTGATACGCAGGGGCTATCCGGCAGAAGAGGTGATGCGGGTCCTGGCTCTGGAAGAGGCTTTTGCAAAGGCAGGCCGAAACGACCCCTGTCCCTGCGGCAGTGGGCTCAAGTTCAAACGCTGTCACGGTCAGCAGAAAGATAGACTGAAAAAAAAGAGTAAGAATTTAAGGACGTTCGGGGCACAACCACGGCCCTGA
- a CDS encoding arylsulfatase encodes MTEKKPNILVIWGDDIGISNLSCYSDGLMGYRTPNIDRIANEGMRFTDSYGEQSCTAGRAAFITGQSVFRTGLSKVGMPGAKIGLQPEDPTIAELLKPLGYATGQFGKNHFGDLDEFLPTNHGFDEFFGNLYHLNAEEEPEKRDYPPEKDFPNFRKNYGPRGVIRSYADGRIEDTGPLTKKRMEEADQEFLDATIDFIKRQHEAEKPFFVWFNTTRMHFRTHIPDRIRGQSGRWQSAYHDAMIEHDRQIGVLLDLLDEIGIADDTIVLYSTDNGPHMNSWPDAAMTPFRNEKDSCWEGAFRVPELIRWPGKIPAGKVSNEFVSHLDWLPTLLAAAEEPDIKEKLKKGHKAGDKTFKVHLDGYNLLPYLTGKEKKSPRTEFFYFSDGGDLMAIRYDNWKLVFLEQRATGTLLVWAEPFVPLRVPKIFNLRTDPYERADRTSNTYYDWLLDHAFLVVPAQGVVGDFLATFKEFPPRQKAASFTVDQVMEKLLQGIVST; translated from the coding sequence ATGACAGAAAAGAAACCGAATATTCTGGTCATCTGGGGAGATGACATTGGCATTAGCAACCTCAGTTGCTATAGTGACGGCCTGATGGGCTACAGAACACCAAACATTGACCGTATAGCTAACGAAGGCATGAGGTTTACGGACTCTTACGGAGAGCAGAGCTGTACTGCCGGCAGGGCAGCTTTTATCACAGGACAGAGTGTCTTCCGTACAGGGTTGAGCAAGGTGGGCATGCCCGGAGCCAAAATAGGACTTCAGCCTGAGGACCCTACAATTGCCGAACTGCTGAAACCCCTGGGTTATGCCACAGGTCAGTTTGGAAAAAACCATTTCGGGGACCTTGACGAGTTTCTGCCCACCAACCATGGTTTTGACGAGTTTTTTGGCAACCTCTACCACCTGAATGCTGAAGAAGAACCTGAAAAACGCGATTATCCACCTGAGAAAGACTTTCCAAATTTCCGGAAGAACTATGGTCCCAGAGGAGTAATCCGTAGCTATGCCGATGGTCGCATCGAGGATACGGGCCCGCTGACAAAAAAACGGATGGAAGAAGCGGACCAGGAATTTCTGGATGCAACCATTGATTTTATCAAGCGTCAGCATGAAGCGGAAAAGCCTTTCTTTGTCTGGTTCAATACCACAAGAATGCATTTCAGGACGCACATCCCGGACAGGATACGGGGACAGTCGGGGCGCTGGCAATCCGCGTACCACGATGCCATGATCGAGCACGATCGGCAGATAGGCGTGCTTCTCGACCTGCTGGACGAAATAGGCATTGCTGACGATACCATTGTCCTCTACAGCACGGACAACGGACCACATATGAACTCCTGGCCCGATGCGGCTATGACACCGTTCCGCAACGAGAAAGACTCCTGCTGGGAAGGAGCTTTCCGTGTTCCTGAGTTAATACGCTGGCCTGGTAAGATCCCTGCAGGCAAAGTTTCTAACGAGTTTGTGAGCCACCTGGACTGGTTACCCACTTTGCTTGCAGCAGCAGAGGAACCGGATATTAAAGAGAAGCTTAAAAAAGGCCACAAAGCAGGAGACAAAACTTTCAAGGTGCACCTTGACGGTTATAACCTGCTTCCTTACCTGACCGGAAAGGAGAAGAAATCACCCAGGACTGAGTTCTTTTACTTCTCTGATGGCGGAGACCTGATGGCTATAAGGTACGACAACTGGAAACTGGTCTTTTTGGAGCAGCGCGCCACCGGCACGCTCCTGGTCTGGGCAGAACCTTTTGTCCCGCTGCGAGTACCGAAAATATTCAACCTGCGTACCGACCCGTATGAAAGAGCAGATCGGACATCCAATACTTACTACGACTGGCTGCTCGACCATGCCTTCCTGGTCGTTCCTGCTCAGGGTGTAGTAGGGGACTTTTTAGCAACGTTTAAAGAATTCCCTCCACGCCAGAAAGCGGCAAGCTTTACCGTGGACCAGGTAATGGAAAAGCTCTTGCAGGGGATCGTGAGCACCTGA
- a CDS encoding HAD family hydrolase, which yields MSEILSLWNETPSKKAIIDYVNTIINPESADFVPETERIAILDNDGTMWVEKPMYVQLFFVMDRLKQMAEADPALLDQPHFKAATKGDLTYFFGLDPHAGGDFKELMKTVFDSHAGMSQDDFMLMAKEFLETAKHPRFGMLYKDLTYKPMVELAHYLDDNGFKVFLASGGGMSFLRTVSEEIYNIPKERVIGSNISFETRMTDEGPVIFRKKGLVDPLDDGPGKPVNIELHIGRKPILAAGNSDGDLHMLWLARKSGQRSLSLLLRHDDAKHEYAYDEGSEKTLQMAKERGWIVISMKDDWKKVF from the coding sequence ATGTCCGAAATTCTCTCGTTGTGGAATGAAACACCATCGAAGAAAGCAATCATTGATTACGTAAACACAATCATAAATCCCGAAAGCGCTGATTTTGTGCCAGAGACCGAGCGAATTGCCATCCTGGACAACGATGGGACCATGTGGGTTGAAAAGCCCATGTATGTTCAGCTTTTCTTTGTCATGGACCGGCTGAAACAGATGGCTGAGGCAGACCCTGCGCTCCTGGACCAGCCACACTTTAAGGCAGCGACAAAGGGCGACTTGACCTACTTTTTCGGGCTTGATCCCCATGCTGGCGGCGATTTTAAAGAGCTGATGAAGACTGTCTTTGATTCTCACGCCGGCATGTCTCAGGACGATTTCATGCTTATGGCTAAAGAGTTCCTGGAGACTGCCAAACATCCCCGTTTTGGCATGCTGTACAAAGATCTGACATACAAGCCGATGGTTGAGCTCGCGCACTACCTGGACGATAACGGCTTTAAGGTCTTCCTGGCATCCGGTGGCGGTATGAGTTTCTTGCGTACAGTCTCGGAGGAGATCTACAACATCCCAAAAGAGCGGGTTATCGGCAGCAACATCTCATTTGAGACCCGGATGACTGATGAGGGACCGGTAATTTTCCGCAAGAAAGGCCTGGTCGATCCCCTCGACGACGGACCAGGAAAGCCGGTCAATATCGAGCTTCACATTGGCCGCAAGCCCATTCTGGCTGCCGGCAATTCGGACGGAGATCTGCATATGCTGTGGCTGGCACGGAAAAGCGGTCAACGCTCTCTATCGTTGCTGCTCCGCCATGACGATGCAAAGCACGAGTACGCCTACGACGAGGGAAGCGAGAAGACGCTGCAGATGGCAAAGGAACGGGGCTGGATCGTGATCAGCATGAAGGATGATTGGAAAAAAGTGTTCTGA